ATTTAAGTCAATAACAGGCTCTAGAGAAAACGATCAACGCGAAACGATGAATGCTGGACAGCCAGCCGCTAGCTTATTCATCGCTCGTCGATTTTCACCGCCGTGCCGTGCGAGCTTTTTCGTCTACTTTCGGCGCGGCATCCGCTAGGGTCTTCAACAACTTGTCTTGCGTATAGCCACCGCGCAAGATGATCGGCTTGTCAAAGCGACCCTCAGGAAAGATCGCCAAAACAGGGATTTGTTTGCCACCGCCAAACGCATCCATCATCGTGGTCACATCGTCATCGCCATGTGTCCAGTCCGCGAGCAAAGTGACAATTCCGCGTTCTGCGACCGCCTCCTGCATCGGCGGCGTATTGAGCACGAACTTTTCGAGCCACTTACAAGTTGGGCACCAGTCGGCGGTGAAGTCGACCATCACTGTTCGGCGTTCGCCGGCCAGCGCGGTCAGCCGCTCGATTGAAAATGGTTCCCACGGCAGTCGGCTGGGATCGACTTGCGGCGTGACTTTGTCCGATCGCTTGGCCGCGGCCAAGTGATGAGCCACGCGATTGTCGACGTCCCGATCAAAGCGAAACGCCGTATGCTCTGCCACCCAAAGGAACGCAACCGCCCCGACCGCGCCGGCGACGACGATCGCTTGCGTCCAGGCCTTCACCAGCTTGCCCGCCGATTCGTAGAGCGGCGTCTTGGCTCCCCACCAGCACCCGGCCCACAGCCCGCCCAGCAGCATCACCGTCGGCACCACCAACGGCCACTCGAGCAGCGTGAGCAGATAGACGACGGTCGCCAGCAGGACAAAGCCCATCACCTCTTTGAACGTCTGCATCCAAGCGCCCGGCTTCGGCAGCATGCGTGCCAGACTCGGCACCGCGCCGATCACCAGATAGGGGCTCCCCATGCCCAGGCCGGCACAGGCGAACAACGCAAACGAAAGATGCGGCGGCTGGCTGGCTGCCCAGGCCAGGCCCGGCGCCAGCAGCGGCGCAGTGCAGGGCGTGGCCAGCAGCGTGGTCAGCGCCCCTTTGAAGAACGCCCCGGGCAAACCTTCCTGAGCCGCTAGATCGTTGGCCTTGGCGGTGCCAACCATGCCCGGAACCGGCACTTCCCAAATGCCCAGGAAGCTCAGCCCCATCACGAACACGACCGCCGTCAGTCCGATGGTGAAGCCGGCGTAGGTGAACAACTGCCCCCAGCCCAAATTGAAGAAGCTGGCCAGCACGGCCAGGATCATGAACACGCACATTAGACCTGCGACATACGCGAGATTCAACGAGACAATGCGTCCGCGCGATTGGCCACCTTGCTGCACGAACGACAAGAGCTTCAAACCGATGACCGGCAACACGCAGGGCATGAAGTTCAAGATGAAGCCGCCGCCAAAGCCGAACAACATCGCCTTCCACAACGGCATGCTCGCGGTGTCGACGACTTCGACCGCGCGAATGTTGTCTAGATTGAGCGTCGGGCTGGCGTTGGCCGCCGGCCCATTCGTGGCCGGCCTTTCCTTCAAGGCGGCGACGGCGGTGATGTACTTGGCGTTGGCGAACGTCACTTTCGACGGGCCAGCGTCCGGCTTGCCGACTTCGAGCTGGGTGCGGAACGTGGCCCCGGTGGGCCGATCGCACTGGTCGGTCGAACAAGTCATGTACGCGATCGAACCTTCGACGTTCAACGCGCCGGCCTGCGCATCGGCAGGCACGGTGATCGGCACCGACCATTCGACCGGGCCTTTGTGAATGTTGGCGGGGGGCAATGCCGCGTCGCTCGATTGCTTGACTTCGGGGGCCACACTCGCCGTCACCGCGCCGACCTGCAGTCCGCCGCTCGACGCCACATGAAGCAGCGTCGGCCGGGGGCCGGGCTGATCGGGGCTGGTCGCATAGGCATAGACGTACCAGCCCTCGACCGGCACGGCCCGAATCTTCAACACCGCTGGCCCGCCCGGCGCGACGCCGCGCGGCTCGACCACGCCAGTCAGCACCAGATGGGACTCATCCTGGCGGTAACCCGAGTCGCTTTGCTGGCCTTGGTCCTTGGCGTTGTCCTGTGGCTCGGCCGAGGCGGTTTTGGCGTCGACCGGCACGCCGGGGCCGAGTTTGGCCGTGAACTTGATCTTGCGCGGCGGCAGGCAACTGTTGGCCGAGCAGGCTTGCGCCAATACCTCGCCATTCAACGTCGTCGCTTCGTTCGGCGCGGCCGACCACTCGAGCGGTGCGTACCAGATGACCTGCTTCTCGTGCTCCTCGACCGTCGTGTTGTCGAACAGCGGCTCGGGATGCTTCTTAGGGGGCGTGGTCGGCGCGAACTTGCCGGCCAACTTGGCCGCTTGATCCGCGGCCAGGGTGATGTTCGTGCGAACCGGCCCACCGGCTGGTTGCGTCACCGAGAAGACGTGCCAGCCGTCGGCGATCTTAGCCGTGACAAACAGTCGCGACGGCTGTCCCGCGGCCGGTGCCGTGAACTGGGCCGTGACCGTGATCGTTTCATCGTCCGAGCCGCTAGGGAGCCCTGGCACCGCGAACTGGGCCGCTGCGGCCAGCGCGACGGCCCAAACGCCGACGGCTGCCGGCAACACGTGAAAAGCTGAAATTCGTTGAAACAAACGCGCGTGCATGTGCGTCTAACCCCTCGAGTTCGGTGGCGTCCCACGAAGGTGGGAACGGGCAGACCCTATACCATAATCGCCGAGAATGGGGCAGGTGAGAACCCACCTCGGCTTTCGACGGCCAAGGTCGCCAACAGTAGCTGCTTTTTGGACGTTTCGCGCGAGCGGGACAGGCAACTTGGGCAGACCCGACCAGCCCGCGCTGGATGTAAAGATTGTACGCCAGGCGGCCAGTCGGCGAATATCCAAGGACTTGGATGCGCGGCCGGGCCCATTGGTTTCGGCCAGCCAGCGATCCAACGATGATGACAGGGGGGCAAAAAGGTTGCCGTCATCGGCCCAAGTCATTACCATTTACTAACATATCGACCGGACGCCCGCCGCGCGGCTGCCGCGCCGCCACGCCCGGCGGTCGCTGCGCAGATGAATTCACTTTGCCTGTAATAGACGTCTTCAACGACGAGGATGCCGTGAGCACCACTCCGCAGTCCGATGCTAGCCCCAGTGCAGCGGTTGTTACCCAACAAGCTCCGGCGGCAACCCAGCCTGCAACCGCACCGGCTCAGCAACCGGCGGCCGAGCCGCCACGCTCGATGGCGGACATCGACGCCGACTTCGACGCCCTGGTGCGTCGTCGTC
Above is a genomic segment from Planctomycetota bacterium containing:
- a CDS encoding thioredoxin family protein, with protein sequence MLPAAVGVWAVALAAAAQFAVPGLPSGSDDETITVTAQFTAPAAGQPSRLFVTAKIADGWHVFSVTQPAGGPVRTNITLAADQAAKLAGKFAPTTPPKKHPEPLFDNTTVEEHEKQVIWYAPLEWSAAPNEATTLNGEVLAQACSANSCLPPRKIKFTAKLGPGVPVDAKTASAEPQDNAKDQGQQSDSGYRQDESHLVLTGVVEPRGVAPGGPAVLKIRAVPVEGWYVYAYATSPDQPGPRPTLLHVASSGGLQVGAVTASVAPEVKQSSDAALPPANIHKGPVEWSVPITVPADAQAGALNVEGSIAYMTCSTDQCDRPTGATFRTQLEVGKPDAGPSKVTFANAKYITAVAALKERPATNGPAANASPTLNLDNIRAVEVVDTASMPLWKAMLFGFGGGFILNFMPCVLPVIGLKLLSFVQQGGQSRGRIVSLNLAYVAGLMCVFMILAVLASFFNLGWGQLFTYAGFTIGLTAVVFVMGLSFLGIWEVPVPGMVGTAKANDLAAQEGLPGAFFKGALTTLLATPCTAPLLAPGLAWAASQPPHLSFALFACAGLGMGSPYLVIGAVPSLARMLPKPGAWMQTFKEVMGFVLLATVVYLLTLLEWPLVVPTVMLLGGLWAGCWWGAKTPLYESAGKLVKAWTQAIVVAGAVGAVAFLWVAEHTAFRFDRDVDNRVAHHLAAAKRSDKVTPQVDPSRLPWEPFSIERLTALAGERRTVMVDFTADWCPTCKWLEKFVLNTPPMQEAVAERGIVTLLADWTHGDDDVTTMMDAFGGGKQIPVLAIFPEGRFDKPIILRGGYTQDKLLKTLADAAPKVDEKARTARR